The DNA window GGTGCCGATCCGCTCTAGGTCGAGCCGCAGCCCACGACCATATTGCACCCAACTCACGGCGATCATCCGCGTGCGCCGGTCGCAGAGCGCCATGAGATCGGCCTCGGGATCGCTGGATCGCTCCAGATCCAGGGCGCGCCAAGTCACGCCCCGGTCGGCCAAGGACTCCCAGACGATACGGTTGGACGGGAATTCCTGCGCGATGCCGACGAGGTTATCGCCGTCCTGCCACGGCAGCCCGTGCGCGATGACCGACAGCGCCTCCGAGGTATTCTTGGCCAGCGCGATGTCGTCGGGCGAATCCGCTGCGATCAGCCGGGCCAGACGCTCGCGCAGTCGCTGCTCGGTGTCGAGCCAGCGCGGATAGGCGAGCGACCCCTGATGGAAGTTCTCCTCGGCGAACCGCGCGACCGCCTCCGCCGCCCGTCTGGGCCAGGGGCCGACCGCGGCATGATTCAGGTGGCAGAGATCGGGGTCGAGGTGAAATTCTGATCTCATTCCGTTGGGTTTGCCGGTGTGCTGGCCGGCGCCGGGGTGACCGATGCCGGCGTTGGAGCGGCTTGCACGGGCGCGCTGGGGGCTGGGGCGGGAGCCGCGCGCTCGGGCGTGGGCGCCGGTGACGCCGGGCCGGACGGCGCGACAGGCGGTGGAGTCGTTGGCGCCGCCTGCACGGGATTCGCCGGTGCCGCTGGCGAGGGACTGGTCGGTTCCGTCGGCGCGGCGGTTGGTAACGGAGCTGTTGGGCCGACCGGCGCGACGGGGGCTGACACCGCCTGCGTCGGCGCAGGGGAGATCGGGGAGACGGGCGGCGGGGCGGGAGGCGCAATCGGTGCCTGAGCCGACGCGGGCAAGCCGGTCGTCGCCGGGATTGGCGAGACATCGGAAACCGCCGGGACTGGCTGACCGGATGCCGGGGAGACGGGATCGACACGCAAGTGGGTTTCGCTTGCCGTCGGCGGCGCGGCAGGCTGGACGGTCGCCTCTTTCGCCACGGCCTGTGACTCGATGGCTTCGCCAGCGGGCGTCGTGGCGAGGGGCGCGGTTGTCGCGGAGGCCGCAGGTGCTGGTGTTGGTGCTGGCTGGGCGTTAGCGGCGACCGGCTGTGCCCTGGTCGCCTCGGTGGCCTTCTTCGCGGCGATCCGACGCTGTTCAGCCGCTTGTTTCGCGGCGATCGCGCGCTGCTTTTCAAGATAATTGCCGTAATCCGGGCCGCGTCCGACGATCGCGACCTGGGTGCCCGGGGTCACATGATTGAACAGCACCGGTGCCAGCTTACGTGGCATGCGGATGCAGCCATGGGAAGCCGGCTGTCCAGGGCGCGGGATCGGCCCCGCGTGCAGACCGACGCCGTCATGGGTCAGACGCATGAAGAAGGGCATGCTGGAACCCTCGAAACGGCCGCCGGCGGGGATCGAATCACGCCCGACCTTGACGCTCGATTTCATCACCTGGCCGCCTTTCCCGACGACCTTGCCATAGAGATTGGAACGCTTGTTCTCGACCTTCTCGATGACCGAAAACTGCCCGGTCGGGGTTGGGTATTTGGCAACGCCCGTGGCGACCGTACTCCAGCCAATCTCATCGTCGCCCGCGTAGAAGCGGGCCTTTTGCTTGTCGGTGTCGACCACGATCCGCGTCACCCGGCGGCCATCGCCATTCCACTCGTAAAGAGGGCTGGGTTTCAGCTTGACTTTCTCAATGGGT is part of the Thiocystis violascens DSM 198 genome and encodes:
- a CDS encoding L,D-transpeptidase, translating into MTNNQTPRHPFTPSLFKVALGSMLLLTLTACDGLARFVAKPERKPAEPAVAEQPSPPPVAEQEPIEKVKLKPSPLYEWNGDGRRVTRIVVDTDKQKARFYAGDDEIGWSTVATGVAKYPTPTGQFSVIEKVENKRSNLYGKVVGKGGQVMKSSVKVGRDSIPAGGRFEGSSMPFFMRLTHDGVGLHAGPIPRPGQPASHGCIRMPRKLAPVLFNHVTPGTQVAIVGRGPDYGNYLEKQRAIAAKQAAEQRRIAAKKATEATRAQPVAANAQPAPTPAPAASATTAPLATTPAGEAIESQAVAKEATVQPAAPPTASETHLRVDPVSPASGQPVPAVSDVSPIPATTGLPASAQAPIAPPAPPPVSPISPAPTQAVSAPVAPVGPTAPLPTAAPTEPTSPSPAAPANPVQAAPTTPPPVAPSGPASPAPTPERAAPAPAPSAPVQAAPTPASVTPAPASTPANPTE